A single Pseudomonas brassicacearum DNA region contains:
- a CDS encoding universal stress protein, with translation MGQYQRLLLIVEPDLHPSAAMRRACALARVSGAALHLCAFVQPQARTHLWGEKTDEANEQRYVHRYRRWMVEEAALLKEEGLDVTTHVVWTLHPLLDILRYVEQFQPDLLIKDVTLEPLLKRVFATPLDCHLLRDCPVPVHLVNQAVHGLPRRVVAAVDPSDPQANALNEHIVQTAATLARQCDASLHLLYACDLSPAFNGEASLLAGAWDDDFADALRESLHAAFISLAERCGVPAERRHFTVGLPVPVIREFIDEFETDVVVMGTVHRAGLERLIGSTTERALYSVPGSVLAVKG, from the coding sequence ATGGGGCAATACCAGCGTCTGCTATTGATCGTCGAACCTGATCTGCACCCTTCGGCGGCGATGCGCAGGGCCTGCGCCCTGGCCCGGGTCAGTGGCGCGGCGCTGCATTTGTGCGCGTTCGTCCAGCCGCAGGCCCGCACCCACTTATGGGGAGAAAAAACCGATGAGGCGAATGAGCAACGCTATGTGCACCGCTATCGGCGCTGGATGGTGGAGGAGGCTGCGCTGCTCAAGGAGGAAGGCCTGGATGTGACGACACACGTGGTATGGACGCTCCATCCGTTGCTGGACATCCTGCGCTATGTCGAGCAGTTCCAGCCTGACCTGCTGATCAAGGACGTGACCCTTGAACCTTTGCTCAAGCGAGTGTTCGCCACGCCCCTGGACTGTCACTTGTTGCGCGACTGTCCGGTGCCCGTGCATCTGGTCAACCAGGCGGTGCACGGCTTGCCGCGCCGGGTCGTGGCGGCGGTGGACCCCTCGGACCCCCAGGCCAATGCCTTGAACGAGCACATCGTCCAGACTGCCGCCACGCTGGCCCGGCAATGCGACGCCTCGTTGCATCTGCTGTACGCCTGCGACCTGTCGCCGGCTTTCAATGGCGAAGCCTCGCTGCTGGCCGGTGCCTGGGATGACGACTTTGCCGACGCCCTGCGCGAATCGCTGCATGCGGCGTTCATCAGCCTGGCCGAGCGCTGTGGCGTACCGGCGGAACGTCGGCACTTCACCGTTGGTCTGCCGGTGCCGGTCATCCGTGAGTTCATCGACGAATTCGAGACCGACGTCGTGGTGATGGGCACTGTGCACCGCGCCGGTCTTGAGCGTTTGATTGGCAGCACGACAGAACGTGCCTTGTATTCGGTGCCGGGCAGTGTGCTGGCCGTCAAGGGATGA
- a CDS encoding phosphoketolase, which yields MSDFLSPDQLEGIDAYWRASNYLAVGQIYLKDNPLLRKPLQNGHVKPRLLGHWGTTPGLNLIYVHLNHLIKTHDLDMILVTGPGHGGPAIVAQSYLEGSFTQCYPDVEQNENGMLRLFRQFSWPYGLSSHVSAQIPGSIHEGGELGYSLAHAYGAAFDNPELIVACVIGDGEAETGTLAASWHSNKFLNPARDGAVLPILHLNGFKIANPTLLSRISEDELSALMYGYGYDPYFVEGDDPFAVHQLLASTLDSMLLKIREIQRKARTGSTGPAPERQLWPMLVLRTPKGWTGPKFVDGQQVEGTWRAHQVPLCHLEQPQHLTQLQQWLESYQPQALFDANGTLLPEIAALAPTGHRRLGANLHANGGLLLQPLEMPRFTDYAVQLPAPGGVEAEGTRVLGTFLRDVMKHNLKAGNFRLFGPDETASNRLDAVYEVSGKTWMAALEAGDTNLDCAGRVMEILSEQVCEGWLEGYLLTGRHGLFSCYEAFIHIVDSMFNQHAKWLKTAAQVPWRAPIASLNYLLTSHVWRQDHNGFSHQDPGFIDLVANKSADVVRIYLPPDANCLLSVTDHCLKSRNYINVIVAGKQPQWQWLDIDSAIRHCMVGIGRWAFACKDDDDPDVVMACAGDVPTLEALAAVTLLRQYVPDLRIRVINVVDLMVLQPPQQHAHGLSDAEFDELFTVDKPVIFAFHGYPSLIHRLVYKRHNHDNFHVHGFMEQGATTTPFDMVVINQLDRYRLALDVIQRVPRLQPLVDSARDRYWETMERHQLYVIEHGQDLPEVLDWRWTPTPP from the coding sequence ATGAGCGATTTTCTCAGCCCCGACCAACTGGAAGGCATTGACGCCTACTGGCGAGCGTCCAATTACCTGGCCGTGGGTCAGATCTACCTCAAGGACAACCCGTTGCTGCGCAAGCCGCTGCAAAATGGCCACGTCAAGCCGCGCCTGCTCGGTCACTGGGGCACGACGCCGGGGTTGAACCTGATCTATGTGCACCTCAATCACCTGATCAAGACCCACGACCTGGACATGATCCTGGTCACGGGCCCCGGCCATGGCGGCCCGGCCATTGTTGCCCAGAGTTACCTGGAGGGCAGCTTCACCCAGTGTTATCCAGACGTCGAGCAGAATGAGAACGGGATGCTGCGCCTGTTCCGGCAGTTTTCCTGGCCATATGGGTTGTCCAGCCATGTCTCGGCGCAGATACCCGGCTCCATCCACGAGGGTGGGGAACTGGGATATTCCCTGGCCCATGCCTACGGGGCGGCGTTCGACAATCCCGAGTTGATCGTGGCTTGCGTGATCGGTGACGGTGAGGCCGAAACCGGTACGCTGGCGGCGAGTTGGCATTCCAACAAGTTTCTCAACCCCGCGCGCGACGGCGCTGTATTGCCTATCCTCCATCTCAACGGCTTCAAGATCGCCAACCCTACGTTGTTGTCGCGCATCAGTGAGGATGAACTGTCCGCCCTGATGTACGGCTACGGCTACGATCCCTATTTCGTCGAAGGCGACGACCCGTTCGCCGTCCATCAGTTGCTGGCCAGCACCCTGGATAGCATGCTGCTCAAGATTCGTGAGATCCAACGCAAGGCCCGGACAGGTTCGACGGGGCCTGCCCCGGAGCGTCAGCTCTGGCCGATGCTGGTATTGCGCACGCCCAAGGGATGGACCGGCCCCAAATTTGTCGATGGCCAGCAGGTCGAAGGTACCTGGCGCGCCCACCAGGTGCCGCTGTGTCACCTTGAGCAGCCCCAGCATTTGACGCAACTGCAGCAGTGGCTCGAAAGCTACCAGCCGCAAGCGTTGTTCGACGCCAACGGCACGTTGCTGCCCGAGATTGCCGCGCTGGCGCCGACCGGCCATCGGCGTCTGGGCGCCAACCTCCATGCCAATGGTGGCTTGCTCCTGCAGCCCTTGGAGATGCCTCGTTTCACCGACTACGCCGTACAGCTCCCCGCGCCCGGTGGCGTGGAGGCCGAAGGCACCCGCGTGCTGGGCACATTCCTGCGCGATGTGATGAAGCACAACCTCAAGGCCGGCAATTTCCGTCTGTTCGGCCCCGACGAAACCGCCTCCAATCGCCTTGATGCAGTGTACGAAGTCAGTGGCAAGACCTGGATGGCTGCGCTGGAAGCGGGGGATACCAACCTCGACTGTGCAGGACGTGTAATGGAAATACTCAGTGAGCAGGTGTGCGAAGGCTGGCTGGAGGGGTATCTGCTGACCGGTCGCCATGGGTTGTTTTCCTGCTATGAAGCGTTCATTCACATCGTCGACTCGATGTTCAACCAGCACGCCAAGTGGCTCAAGACCGCTGCCCAGGTGCCGTGGCGCGCACCGATCGCATCGCTCAATTACCTGCTCACCTCCCATGTCTGGCGTCAGGATCACAATGGTTTTTCCCATCAGGACCCAGGCTTCATCGACCTTGTGGCGAACAAAAGCGCCGACGTGGTGCGTATCTACTTGCCTCCTGATGCCAATTGCCTGTTGTCGGTGACCGATCACTGCCTCAAGAGCCGCAACTACATCAACGTGATCGTGGCCGGTAAACAACCCCAGTGGCAGTGGCTGGACATCGACTCGGCCATTCGCCATTGCATGGTCGGCATTGGCCGCTGGGCCTTTGCCTGCAAGGACGATGATGACCCGGATGTGGTCATGGCCTGTGCCGGTGATGTACCGACCCTCGAAGCCCTGGCGGCTGTCACCTTGCTGCGCCAATACGTGCCGGACCTGCGCATACGGGTCATCAATGTGGTGGACCTGATGGTGCTGCAACCGCCGCAACAACATGCCCATGGATTGTCGGATGCGGAGTTCGACGAACTGTTTACCGTGGACAAGCCGGTGATCTTCGCCTTCCATGGCTATCCGTCGCTGATCCATCGGCTGGTCTATAAGCGCCACAACCACGACAACTTCCATGTCCACGGCTTCATGGAGCAGGGCGCAACCACCACGCCATTCGACATGGTGGTGATCAATCAGCTCGATCGTTATCGATTGGCCCTGGACGTTATCCAGCGGGTACCACGGCTGCAGCCGTTGGTGGACAGCGCCCGTGATCGATACTGGGAAACCATGGAAAGGCACCAGCTCTACGTTATCGAGCATGGGCAGGACCTGCCCGAGGTCCTGGACTGGCGCTGGACGCCCACGCCGCCATGA
- a CDS encoding universal stress protein, whose protein sequence is MSQTQRLLLLAPDAMIRTPAFDRATELALALDLPLHIVAFDYLELLSVAGLFAPEQVKQAREGYLETHRHWLWQQAELARRHGVEVTCEVVWSKDAFQALQQYVKEMPMALIIKDAQPEPAMKRVFFTPLDWRLLRDCPVPVHLVTDSRHPRPRRVLAIVDVLRSEDQDLVFNDQIVDAAVKLAEQCNAQVELLHAFDWTAVYASDMGIGALPLATGLYEALGQAQHEVFESLAERHGVAPQQRHFIEGSPLNSICTFATDHQIDVIVMGTTAHRGLDKRLGTTAEFLLQRAPCSVLAIKPQA, encoded by the coding sequence ATGTCCCAGACTCAACGTTTGTTGTTATTGGCGCCTGACGCCATGATCCGTACGCCGGCGTTCGACCGCGCCACCGAGTTGGCCCTGGCGCTGGACCTGCCCCTGCACATCGTGGCGTTCGACTACCTGGAGTTGCTCTCGGTGGCCGGTCTTTTTGCCCCGGAGCAGGTCAAGCAAGCGCGTGAGGGCTATCTGGAAACCCATCGGCACTGGCTATGGCAACAGGCCGAACTGGCGCGCCGGCACGGCGTCGAGGTGACGTGCGAGGTGGTTTGGAGCAAGGATGCTTTTCAAGCCTTGCAGCAGTACGTCAAGGAGATGCCGATGGCGTTGATCATCAAGGACGCGCAGCCGGAACCGGCAATGAAGCGGGTGTTTTTCACGCCCTTGGACTGGCGCTTGCTGCGTGACTGCCCGGTGCCGGTGCATCTGGTCACGGATTCGCGTCACCCCCGGCCTCGGCGGGTCCTGGCGATTGTCGATGTGCTGCGCAGCGAAGACCAGGACTTGGTGTTCAACGACCAGATCGTCGACGCCGCAGTCAAACTGGCCGAGCAATGCAACGCCCAGGTCGAGTTGCTGCACGCCTTCGATTGGACGGCCGTCTACGCCTCGGACATGGGCATTGGTGCACTGCCCCTGGCCACCGGGCTCTACGAGGCGTTGGGCCAGGCACAGCATGAGGTGTTCGAGTCCCTGGCCGAGCGGCATGGGGTCGCGCCGCAGCAGCGCCACTTCATCGAAGGCTCACCGCTGAACAGCATTTGCACGTTCGCCACCGATCATCAGATCGACGTTATTGTCATGGGCACCACCGCACATCGTGGCCTGGACAAGCGCCTGGGCACGACCGCCGAGTTCCTGCTGCAACGGGCGCCCTGCAGCGTATTGGCGATCAAGCCGCAAGCATGA
- a CDS encoding NAD(P)/FAD-dependent oxidoreductase, with translation MSNGHVADVIIIGAGIIGAACAQALARRNLNVLVLDAGWHGATAAGMGHLLVLDDNPAELALSQYSLQRWRELAPALPDGCAWRNNSTLWLAANAEEMAVAHSKYLNLLAHGEACELIGHATLHQREPELRPGLEGGLLIKGDGILYAPAAARWMLDAPNIRQQRAQVSEVDGHRVRLDDGRWLSAEAVILANGIQATELCPELPIEPKKGHLLITDRYPATVTHTLVELGYVTSAHNASGPSVACNIQPRPTGQLFIGASRQFGTVDPQVEGWMLAKMLKRAVEYLPGLAHLNGIRAWTGFRAASPDGLPLVGQHPQRQGLWLAVGHEGLGVTTAPATADLLVAQLFDETSPLAAQPYLPQRFLGEPAHA, from the coding sequence GTGAGCAACGGCCATGTCGCCGACGTGATCATCATTGGCGCGGGCATCATCGGTGCGGCCTGTGCCCAGGCGTTGGCCCGACGCAACCTCAACGTGTTGGTGCTGGACGCCGGTTGGCACGGCGCCACGGCGGCCGGCATGGGGCATCTGCTGGTGCTCGATGACAACCCGGCGGAGCTGGCCCTCAGTCAATATTCCCTGCAACGCTGGCGCGAACTGGCCCCGGCCCTGCCCGACGGCTGCGCCTGGCGCAACAACAGCACTTTGTGGCTGGCGGCCAATGCCGAAGAAATGGCGGTGGCCCATAGCAAATACCTGAACCTGCTGGCCCATGGCGAAGCCTGTGAACTGATCGGCCATGCCACCCTGCATCAGCGCGAACCCGAACTGCGCCCAGGGCTGGAAGGTGGGCTGCTGATCAAGGGCGATGGCATCCTCTACGCCCCGGCAGCCGCGCGCTGGATGCTGGACGCGCCCAACATTCGCCAGCAACGGGCACAGGTCAGCGAAGTCGACGGTCATCGCGTGCGCCTCGACGACGGTCGCTGGTTGAGCGCCGAAGCGGTGATTCTCGCCAATGGCATCCAGGCCACTGAATTGTGCCCGGAACTGCCGATCGAGCCGAAGAAGGGCCACCTGCTGATCACCGACCGCTACCCCGCCACCGTCACCCACACCCTGGTGGAACTGGGCTACGTCACCAGCGCCCATAACGCCAGTGGGCCGTCGGTGGCGTGCAATATCCAACCACGCCCGACCGGACAACTGTTCATCGGCGCCTCGCGGCAGTTCGGCACCGTGGATCCGCAGGTGGAAGGCTGGATGCTGGCGAAGATGCTCAAGCGCGCCGTCGAATACCTGCCAGGGTTGGCGCATCTGAACGGCATCAGGGCCTGGACCGGTTTTCGCGCAGCAAGCCCCGACGGCTTGCCCCTGGTGGGCCAACATCCGCAGCGCCAGGGGCTGTGGCTGGCGGTGGGCCACGAAGGCCTGGGCGTCACCACGGCGCCGGCAACGGCCGACCTGCTCGTCGCGCAGCTGTTCGACGAAACTTCACCACTGGCCGCGCAGCCTTATCTGCCGCAGCGTTTTTTGGGAGAACCGGCCCATGCCTGA
- a CDS encoding 2Fe-2S iron-sulfur cluster-binding protein, with protein MPDLFLDGRPLSVANGTSVAAALALGADGCSRTSVSGQRRAPLCGMGICQECRVLIDGRRRLACQTLCHDGMQVQTRP; from the coding sequence ATGCCTGACTTGTTCCTGGACGGCCGCCCGCTGTCAGTCGCCAACGGCACCAGCGTCGCGGCGGCATTGGCGTTGGGCGCCGATGGTTGCAGTCGCACCTCGGTCAGCGGCCAGCGCCGTGCGCCCTTGTGCGGCATGGGTATCTGCCAGGAGTGCCGGGTGTTGATCGACGGCCGTCGGCGCCTGGCCTGCCAGACCCTGTGCCACGACGGCATGCAGGTGCAGACCCGACCATGA
- a CDS encoding MBL fold metallo-hydrolase RNA specificity domain-containing protein, protein MRMTFLGAAGTVTGSKYLLEHDEQRILIDCGLFQGYKQLRLHNWDPFELPMRDLDAIVLTHAHLDHSGYLPVMARNGYRGPIYATPATCELVKILLRDSARLQEEEAEYANRKGFSKHTPAFPLYTREHAERALKLLRPIAFEHPVEIARGISILLRRAGHILGAATVQVQAGGVTLVCSGDLGRPEDPVMFAPQTIEQADVLLVESTYGDRRHPHQLPEDQLADVITRTALRRGITLVPSFTVGRAQLLMYHLYRLKQRRAIPDIPIYLNSPMAIDVTRLYQRFGDEHRLSKEECEGMCHIAHPVRSVKDSMALDLQRTPAVIIAASGMATGGRVLHHLKSLAPNPINTLLMPGFQAGGTRGARIVAGEPAVRIHGKDVPINAEVVSMQTLSAHADADEIMQWLRGFKTPPRHTYVVHGEPNASDVLRHRIRDELGWSVSVPEYRDSVEL, encoded by the coding sequence ATGCGCATGACATTTCTCGGGGCCGCAGGCACCGTTACCGGCAGCAAGTACCTGCTGGAACACGACGAACAGCGCATCCTGATCGATTGCGGCCTGTTCCAGGGCTACAAGCAGTTGCGCCTGCACAACTGGGATCCCTTCGAACTGCCGATGCGCGACCTGGATGCGATCGTATTGACCCACGCTCATCTGGACCACAGCGGGTACTTGCCGGTCATGGCGCGCAATGGCTATCGCGGCCCCATCTACGCCACTCCGGCGACCTGCGAGCTGGTGAAGATCCTGCTACGCGACAGCGCCCGCCTGCAGGAAGAAGAAGCTGAATACGCCAACCGCAAGGGGTTTTCCAAACACACGCCGGCATTCCCGCTATACACCCGCGAACACGCTGAACGCGCGCTGAAACTGCTGCGCCCGATTGCCTTCGAACACCCGGTGGAGATCGCCCGGGGTATCTCCATCCTGCTGCGTCGCGCCGGGCATATCCTGGGGGCCGCGACGGTACAGGTCCAGGCCGGTGGGGTGACGCTGGTCTGTTCCGGGGACCTGGGGCGACCCGAGGATCCGGTGATGTTCGCGCCACAGACCATCGAGCAGGCGGATGTCCTGTTGGTGGAGTCCACCTATGGCGACCGTCGGCACCCACATCAATTGCCCGAAGATCAATTGGCCGATGTCATTACCCGCACCGCGCTGCGCCGTGGCATCACCCTGGTGCCCTCGTTCACGGTCGGCCGTGCCCAGTTGCTGATGTACCACCTGTATCGCCTGAAGCAACGTCGGGCGATCCCCGATATCCCGATCTATCTCAACAGCCCCATGGCCATCGACGTCACCCGGTTGTACCAGCGCTTTGGCGACGAGCATCGCCTCTCCAAGGAAGAGTGCGAGGGCATGTGCCACATCGCCCATCCGGTGCGCTCGGTCAAGGACTCCATGGCCCTGGACCTGCAACGCACCCCGGCGGTGATCATCGCCGCCAGTGGCATGGCTACGGGGGGAAGGGTGCTGCATCACCTCAAGAGCCTGGCGCCCAACCCCATCAACACGTTGCTGATGCCCGGTTTCCAGGCAGGCGGTACGCGAGGCGCCAGGATTGTGGCGGGCGAACCTGCGGTGCGCATCCATGGCAAGGACGTGCCGATCAATGCCGAAGTGGTGTCCATGCAAACGCTGTCGGCCCATGCCGATGCTGACGAAATCATGCAATGGCTGCGCGGCTTCAAGACACCCCCCCGGCACACCTATGTCGTGCATGGCGAGCCCAATGCATCCGATGTCTTGCGCCATCGCATTCGCGACGAATTGGGTTGGTCGGTATCGGTGCCGGAGTACCGCGATAGCGTGGAACTCTGA
- a CDS encoding FAD/NAD(P)-binding oxidoreductase, whose product MNEATDLLIIGAGPAGMAAALAAASSGARIVLLDDNPLPGGQIWRDGPQANLPSAARRLREQLQTCANVRCHAGTRVIACAADKTLLVEDAERGWQITYERLILCTGARELLLPFPGWTLPGVTGAGGLQALIKGGLPVRGERLVIAGSGPLLLASAATAKHQGAQLLCIAEQASRTAVAGFAAQLPRWPGKFVQSLSLFDRHYRTGTHVLEALGRERLEGVRLLQQGKTIELACDRLACGFGLIANTQLGQALGCAVEDQALAVDAWQATTRHEHYAAGECTGFGGSELALVEGAIAGHAAVGNSAAARHLWPRRTRWQGFAGALNKAFALDPRLKTLARCDTLVCRCEDVPYGELAGHENWRQAKLASRCGMGACQGRVCGAALEHLFGWTPPAPRPPFSPARIDTLLNLEQPPPT is encoded by the coding sequence ATGAACGAAGCCACCGACCTGCTGATCATCGGCGCCGGCCCCGCCGGCATGGCCGCCGCCCTCGCCGCAGCCAGCAGCGGCGCGCGCATCGTGCTGCTGGACGACAACCCGCTGCCCGGCGGGCAGATCTGGCGCGACGGCCCCCAGGCCAACCTGCCCAGCGCCGCCCGACGCCTGCGCGAGCAACTGCAAACCTGCGCCAACGTACGCTGCCATGCCGGCACTCGGGTGATCGCCTGCGCGGCGGATAAAACCTTGCTGGTGGAAGATGCCGAGCGCGGCTGGCAGATCACCTACGAGCGCTTGATCCTCTGCACCGGTGCCCGTGAGTTGCTGCTGCCGTTTCCTGGCTGGACACTCCCCGGCGTGACCGGCGCTGGCGGCTTGCAGGCGCTGATCAAGGGGGGCTTGCCGGTGCGCGGCGAACGGCTGGTGATCGCCGGCAGTGGTCCCTTGCTGTTGGCCAGCGCCGCCACGGCAAAACATCAAGGCGCACAGCTGTTGTGCATCGCCGAGCAGGCCAGTCGCACCGCCGTCGCCGGTTTCGCCGCGCAATTGCCACGTTGGCCGGGCAAATTTGTCCAATCGCTCAGTCTGTTCGACCGACACTACCGCACAGGCACCCACGTGCTGGAGGCGCTCGGTCGGGAGCGGCTCGAGGGCGTGCGCCTGCTGCAACAAGGCAAGACGATTGAGTTGGCCTGCGACCGGCTGGCCTGTGGCTTCGGGCTCATTGCCAATACTCAATTAGGCCAGGCCCTGGGCTGCGCGGTTGAAGACCAGGCGCTGGCGGTTGACGCCTGGCAAGCGACCACTCGCCATGAACATTACGCGGCAGGCGAATGCACCGGTTTTGGCGGCAGCGAACTGGCGCTGGTAGAAGGCGCCATCGCCGGCCATGCCGCCGTCGGCAATAGCGCAGCCGCCCGGCACCTGTGGCCGCGCCGCACTCGTTGGCAGGGTTTCGCCGGGGCATTGAACAAGGCCTTCGCCCTCGATCCACGGCTCAAGACACTGGCCCGCTGCGATACCCTGGTCTGCCGCTGCGAAGACGTGCCATATGGCGAACTGGCCGGCCACGAAAACTGGCGCCAAGCGAAGCTGGCAAGCCGCTGCGGCATGGGTGCCTGCCAGGGCCGGGTGTGCGGCGCCGCCCTGGAACACCTGTTCGGCTGGACACCACCGGCGCCCCGTCCACCTTTCAGCCCGGCGCGGATCGACACCTTGCTGAACCTGGAACAGCCCCCACCTACCTGA
- a CDS encoding zinc-dependent alcohol dehydrogenase family protein has product MRAMVLHTIGQPLQLQERPQPTPAAGQMLIKVQACGVCRTDLHLFDGELPQARLPRVPGHEIVGEVTAVGAQVAPDWIGRRVGVPWLGWTCGVCEFCRSGRENLCDQALFTGCQLDGGYADYTVADARFCFPLPDTLEAAEAAPLLCAGLIGFRALQMAQNAPHLGLYGFGAAAHLVIQVAVGRGQQVYAFTRPGDDSGQDYARSLGATWAGASDQAPPHLLDASLIFAPVGELVPLALQATAKGGCVVCAGIHMSDIPAFPYRLLWQERSVRSVANLTRADGVAFFEQIQRTPVHCNVTCYPLVQANHALERLRSGQVNGAIVLIP; this is encoded by the coding sequence ATGCGCGCCATGGTCCTGCACACGATTGGCCAGCCCTTGCAACTGCAGGAGCGTCCCCAACCGACACCGGCGGCCGGGCAAATGCTGATCAAGGTGCAAGCCTGCGGTGTGTGCCGCACCGACTTGCATCTGTTCGACGGTGAACTGCCCCAGGCCCGGCTGCCTCGGGTGCCGGGCCACGAGATTGTCGGTGAGGTCACCGCCGTTGGCGCGCAGGTGGCCCCGGACTGGATCGGCCGACGGGTGGGTGTGCCCTGGTTGGGATGGACGTGCGGCGTGTGTGAGTTCTGCCGCTCGGGCCGGGAGAACCTCTGCGACCAGGCGCTGTTCACCGGCTGCCAGCTGGACGGCGGCTACGCCGATTACACCGTCGCCGATGCGCGATTCTGTTTCCCCCTCCCCGATACGCTCGAGGCCGCCGAAGCAGCACCCTTGCTGTGTGCAGGGCTGATCGGTTTCAGGGCCTTGCAGATGGCGCAGAACGCCCCTCACTTGGGCCTCTATGGCTTCGGCGCCGCTGCGCACCTGGTGATCCAGGTCGCCGTGGGCCGGGGCCAGCAAGTCTATGCCTTCACCCGCCCCGGTGATGATAGCGGCCAGGACTATGCCCGTTCGCTGGGCGCAACCTGGGCCGGGGCATCGGATCAGGCGCCGCCACACCTGCTCGACGCCAGCCTGATCTTCGCCCCTGTCGGCGAACTGGTGCCGCTGGCCTTGCAAGCCACCGCCAAAGGCGGTTGCGTGGTGTGCGCCGGCATTCACATGAGCGACATCCCTGCCTTCCCCTATCGCCTGTTGTGGCAGGAGCGCAGCGTGCGTTCAGTGGCCAATCTGACCCGCGCGGACGGCGTGGCGTTTTTCGAGCAGATCCAGCGCACGCCCGTGCATTGCAACGTGACCTGCTACCCATTGGTCCAAGCCAACCACGCCCTGGAACGCTTGAGGAGCGGACAGGTCAACGGGGCCATCGTACTCATCCCTTGA
- a CDS encoding GNAT family N-acetyltransferase, which translates to MLTVKDHNERAAALYASISGKHWIQPLRDGRHVLIRPLREQDRQREYDFIMRLSPESRHMRFLAQINEPGTALLDQLMDVDCKSHMAYIALVHDNGELIEIGVSRYCATQEHECECAVTVADPWQHLGLGTLLMEHLIEAARKNGFHQMYSIDSASNAPMRELAHSLGFETRSDPDDTRQVIHRLYL; encoded by the coding sequence ATGCTCACTGTCAAAGACCACAACGAACGCGCCGCAGCCCTGTATGCCAGCATCAGTGGCAAGCACTGGATCCAGCCACTCAGGGACGGCCGGCATGTCTTGATCCGGCCGCTCAGGGAGCAGGACCGCCAGCGCGAATACGACTTCATCATGCGCCTGTCGCCGGAGTCCCGGCACATGCGTTTCCTGGCGCAGATCAATGAGCCGGGCACGGCGCTGCTCGATCAATTGATGGATGTCGACTGCAAGTCGCACATGGCCTACATCGCCCTGGTCCATGACAACGGCGAGTTGATCGAGATCGGTGTCAGCCGCTATTGCGCGACCCAGGAACACGAATGCGAGTGCGCGGTGACCGTCGCCGACCCTTGGCAACACCTGGGGCTGGGTACGTTGTTGATGGAACACCTGATCGAGGCCGCACGTAAAAATGGCTTCCACCAGATGTACTCCATCGACTCCGCCAGCAACGCCCCGATGCGCGAGCTTGCCCACAGCCTGGGTTTTGAAACCCGCAGCGATCCCGACGACACTCGGCAGGTCATCCACCGGCTCTACCTTTAG
- a CDS encoding universal stress protein — protein MSQYQRLLLILNPAQRHSPALHHAAALAAASEAHLHVIALIPSLDILSLLEEAPREDARQNYFQDQRDWLEEEADKMRRRGLRVTTEVAWADAMRERILQHVEQFHPDLLIKQVQHESLLKRAFYTPLDWHLLRKCPVALYMVGAGGHALPRKVVAAVDPSSAFAQNSGLNDRIIRQALSLALQCDAELHLVHAFEVSSVHLGDVGSGELSLSQLSKELRRSLEKSFLELANLFGVPAERRQFLLGHPVSALSEFALEHDVDVIVMGRSQHHDPFGLLGSTTEHILYQVQCSVLAV, from the coding sequence ATGAGCCAGTACCAACGCCTGTTGCTGATCCTCAACCCGGCACAACGACATTCTCCCGCCCTTCATCACGCCGCCGCCCTGGCGGCCGCCAGCGAGGCGCATTTGCATGTCATCGCGTTGATACCCTCGCTGGACATTCTGTCGTTGCTTGAAGAGGCGCCTCGCGAAGACGCGCGCCAGAACTATTTCCAGGACCAGCGTGATTGGCTGGAGGAAGAAGCCGACAAAATGCGTCGTCGAGGGCTGCGGGTCACCACGGAAGTGGCGTGGGCCGATGCCATGCGTGAGCGGATCCTGCAACACGTCGAGCAGTTCCACCCCGACCTGCTGATCAAACAGGTCCAGCATGAATCCCTGCTCAAGCGCGCGTTCTACACGCCGTTGGATTGGCACCTGCTGCGCAAGTGCCCCGTTGCGTTGTACATGGTGGGCGCTGGCGGTCACGCTTTGCCGCGCAAAGTGGTCGCGGCAGTGGACCCTTCCAGTGCATTTGCACAGAACAGCGGGCTCAACGACCGGATTATTCGCCAGGCGCTGAGCCTGGCGCTGCAATGCGACGCCGAGTTGCATCTGGTTCACGCCTTCGAGGTGTCTTCGGTCCACCTGGGCGATGTGGGGAGCGGCGAGTTGTCGCTGTCGCAGCTCAGCAAGGAACTGCGCCGCAGCCTGGAAAAATCCTTCCTGGAACTGGCCAACCTGTTCGGCGTGCCTGCCGAGCGCCGGCAGTTTTTGCTGGGGCATCCGGTCTCGGCGCTCAGTGAATTTGCCTTGGAGCATGACGTGGATGTGATCGTCATGGGCCGATCCCAGCACCATGATCCGTTTGGGCTGCTGGGCAGTACGACAGAACACATCCTGTACCAGGTGCAGTGCAGTGTCCTGGCGGTCTGA